The following proteins are co-located in the Frigidibacter mobilis genome:
- a CDS encoding M20 aminoacylase family protein, translating into MPVKNRFAELLPEITAWRRDFHEHPELMFDVNRTAGKVAGLLRAFGCDEVVEGIGRTGVVGIIKGRSDSAGRVIGLRADMDALPITEATGLDYASKTPGKMHACGHDGHTAMLLGAAKYLAETRNFDGTVALIFQPAEEGGGGGREMVADGMLDRFGIQEVYGMHNMPGIPVGTFAIREGAIMAAADQFDIVVTGKGGHAAKPHDCIDTTVVAAHIVVALQTIASRGVDPLKQVVVSVCTVATDSTAHNVIPQQVVMKGTVRTMDPKVQDYVERRLTEIATGTATALGATAAVNYQRGYPVTVNAVEPTGHAVKVAQEVSGRVDADTAPLMGAEDFSFMLNERPGAYIFLGNGDTAMVHHPEYNFDDDAIPFGSSWYAGMVEARMPVS; encoded by the coding sequence ATGCCCGTCAAGAACCGCTTCGCCGAACTGCTGCCGGAAATCACCGCCTGGCGCCGCGATTTCCATGAGCATCCCGAGCTGATGTTCGACGTGAACCGCACCGCGGGCAAGGTGGCCGGGCTGCTGCGCGCGTTCGGCTGCGACGAGGTCGTCGAAGGGATCGGCCGCACCGGCGTGGTCGGGATCATCAAGGGCCGCAGCGACAGCGCCGGAAGGGTGATCGGGCTGCGCGCCGACATGGACGCGCTGCCGATCACCGAGGCGACGGGGCTCGACTATGCCTCGAAAACCCCCGGCAAGATGCACGCCTGCGGCCATGACGGGCATACGGCGATGCTGCTGGGGGCGGCCAAGTATCTGGCCGAGACGCGCAACTTCGACGGCACCGTGGCGCTGATTTTCCAGCCCGCGGAAGAGGGCGGCGGCGGCGGCCGCGAGATGGTGGCTGACGGGATGCTGGACCGTTTCGGCATCCAGGAAGTCTACGGGATGCACAACATGCCCGGCATTCCGGTCGGCACCTTCGCCATCCGGGAAGGCGCGATCATGGCCGCGGCCGACCAGTTCGACATCGTGGTGACGGGCAAGGGCGGGCATGCCGCCAAGCCGCATGACTGCATAGATACGACCGTGGTTGCCGCGCATATCGTGGTGGCGCTGCAGACCATCGCCTCGCGCGGGGTGGACCCGCTGAAGCAGGTCGTGGTCTCGGTCTGCACGGTGGCGACCGACAGCACCGCCCATAACGTCATCCCGCAGCAGGTGGTGATGAAGGGCACGGTGCGGACGATGGATCCGAAAGTTCAGGATTATGTGGAACGGCGCCTGACAGAGATTGCGACCGGCACCGCCACCGCGCTTGGCGCCACTGCGGCGGTGAACTACCAACGCGGCTATCCGGTGACGGTGAACGCGGTGGAGCCGACCGGCCATGCCGTGAAGGTGGCGCAAGAGGTCTCTGGCCGCGTCGATGCCGATACCGCGCCGCTGATGGGGGCCGAGGATTTCAGCTTCATGCTGAACGAACGGCCGGGCGCCTATATCTTCCTTGGCAACGGCGATACGGCAATGGTGCATCACCCCGAATATAACTTCGACGATGATGCGATTCCGTTCGGTTCAAGTTGGTATGCGGGCATGGTTGAGGCAAGAATGCCGGTATCCTGA
- a CDS encoding ABC transporter substrate-binding protein, giving the protein MTAKHLISAAVSALVAGSVSTAAQAEDLTLCWAAWDPANALVELSRDFEEKSGHRMKFEFVPWTSFADRMLNELNSGGQLCDLMIGDSQWIGGGAENGHYVKLNDFFDANGIDMGNFIPATVTGYSEWPKGTPNYYALPAFGDVVGWTYRKDWFERPEIQAAFQAEHGRALGVPATLEELRDIARFFQGREIDGTTVYGAAIYTERGSEGVTMGATNALYNYGFLYENPDKPYDLEGFVNSEGAAAGLEFYKDLYDTATPPGSSNWYMSENIDAYKSGQVALQMNFAFIWPGVEADPNVGGGKSGYFPNPAGPAGQFAQLGGQGISVVAYSTKQDAALDYIKWFAQPEIQARWWELGGYSALRAVVEDPGFAGSAPYAQTFLDSMAIVKDFWAEPSYADLLLAMQQRLHNYVVAGQGTAQEALDGLVQDWTEVFEDEGKI; this is encoded by the coding sequence ATGACTGCGAAACATCTGATAAGCGCCGCCGTTTCGGCGCTGGTCGCTGGCTCGGTATCGACCGCTGCGCAGGCGGAGGATCTGACGCTGTGCTGGGCGGCATGGGACCCGGCGAATGCACTGGTCGAACTGTCGCGCGATTTCGAGGAGAAGTCCGGCCACCGGATGAAGTTCGAATTCGTGCCCTGGACCTCATTCGCGGACCGGATGCTGAACGAGCTGAATTCCGGCGGGCAGCTCTGCGATCTGATGATCGGCGACAGCCAGTGGATCGGCGGCGGCGCCGAGAACGGCCATTACGTCAAGCTGAACGATTTCTTCGATGCCAACGGCATCGACATGGGCAATTTCATCCCGGCCACCGTCACCGGCTATTCCGAATGGCCCAAGGGCACGCCGAACTACTATGCGCTGCCTGCCTTCGGGGATGTGGTCGGCTGGACCTATCGCAAGGACTGGTTCGAGCGCCCTGAGATCCAGGCGGCATTCCAGGCCGAACATGGCCGCGCGCTCGGCGTGCCGGCGACCCTGGAGGAACTGCGTGACATTGCCCGGTTCTTCCAGGGCCGCGAGATCGACGGCACCACGGTCTATGGCGCGGCGATCTATACCGAACGCGGTTCGGAAGGGGTCACGATGGGCGCGACCAACGCGCTCTACAACTATGGCTTCCTGTATGAGAACCCCGACAAGCCCTATGATCTCGAAGGGTTCGTGAACTCCGAAGGCGCTGCCGCCGGGCTGGAGTTCTACAAGGATCTCTATGATACCGCGACGCCGCCGGGATCGTCGAACTGGTACATGAGCGAGAATATCGACGCCTACAAATCCGGGCAGGTCGCGCTCCAGATGAATTTCGCCTTCATCTGGCCGGGGGTCGAGGCCGATCCGAATGTCGGGGGCGGCAAATCCGGCTATTTCCCCAACCCCGCAGGTCCGGCGGGCCAGTTCGCGCAACTGGGCGGGCAGGGCATCTCGGTCGTGGCCTATTCGACAAAGCAGGATGCGGCGCTGGACTATATCAAGTGGTTTGCCCAGCCCGAGATCCAGGCCCGCTGGTGGGAGCTCGGCGGCTATTCGGCCCTGCGCGCCGTGGTCGAGGATCCCGGTTTTGCAGGCAGCGCGCCCTATGCCCAGACCTTCCTCGACTCTATGGCGATCGTGAAGGATTTCTGGGCGGAGCCCTCCTATGCCGACCTGCTTCTGGCGATGCAGCAGCGGCTGCACAATTACGTCGTGGCTGGCCAGGGCACTGCACAGGAGGCGCTGGATGGTCTGGTCCAGGATTGGACCGAAGTCTTCGAGGACGAAGGCAAGATCTAG
- a CDS encoding carbohydrate ABC transporter permease: protein MSFSVTEPSSRTKWFAGILVIGYALITIAPLLWLIATGFKSPADSIAYPPKVLFQPTLEGYVNLFTDRTRATAAMLEAAGEPQTWYDRIARDQGTVISGPSRYGERFLNSIIIGFGSTALCMVLGTAAAYAFSRFRVPLKDDLLFFILSTRMMPPIAVAIPIFLMFRQLGLNDTHLGMILLYTAVNLSLSVWLLKGFIDEIPIEYEEAALIDGYTRFQAFWKVVLPQAATGIASTAIFCLIFAWNEYAFAVLLTSGTAQTAPPFIPTIIGVGGKDWPAVAAGATIFLVPVMVFTILLRKHLLRGITFGAVRK, encoded by the coding sequence ATGAGCTTTTCCGTCACAGAACCCAGCAGCCGCACCAAGTGGTTCGCAGGTATTCTTGTCATCGGCTATGCCCTGATTACCATTGCGCCGCTGCTCTGGCTCATTGCCACGGGGTTCAAGAGCCCTGCCGATTCAATTGCCTATCCGCCCAAGGTGCTGTTCCAGCCGACGCTGGAGGGCTATGTCAACCTGTTCACCGACCGCACCCGGGCCACCGCGGCCATGCTGGAGGCGGCGGGCGAGCCGCAGACATGGTATGACCGGATCGCCCGCGACCAGGGCACCGTCATCTCGGGGCCGTCACGCTATGGCGAGCGGTTCCTGAACTCGATCATCATCGGCTTCGGCTCGACCGCGCTGTGCATGGTCCTGGGCACGGCAGCGGCCTATGCGTTCAGCCGCTTCCGCGTGCCGCTGAAGGACGATCTTCTGTTCTTCATCCTGTCCACGCGGATGATGCCGCCGATTGCCGTGGCTATCCCGATCTTCCTGATGTTCCGGCAACTGGGGCTGAACGATACCCATCTGGGGATGATCCTGCTCTATACGGCGGTCAACCTGTCGCTGTCGGTCTGGCTGCTGAAGGGCTTCATCGACGAGATCCCCATCGAATACGAAGAGGCGGCGCTGATCGACGGCTATACCCGGTTCCAGGCCTTCTGGAAGGTGGTGCTGCCGCAGGCGGCCACCGGCATCGCCTCGACCGCGATCTTCTGCCTGATCTTTGCCTGGAACGAATATGCCTTTGCCGTCCTGCTGACTTCGGGCACGGCGCAGACCGCGCCGCCCTTCATCCCCACGATCATCGGCGTGGGGGGTAAGGACTGGCCGGCCGTCGCGGCGGGCGCCACGATCTTCCTGGTGCCGGTCATGGTCTTCACCATCCTGCTGCGCAAGCACCTGCTGCGCGGGATCACCTTCGGAGCGGTGCGCAAATGA
- the moaA gene encoding GTP 3',8-cyclase MoaA, translating to MEPLIDPFARPISYLRVSVTDRCDFRCTYCMAEHMQFLPKKDLLTLEELDRMCSTFIGLGVEKLRITGGEPLVRRDILTFFRAMSRHLETGALKELTLTTNGSQLARFAGDLAAAGVRRVNVSLDTLDEDKFAAITRWGRLPQVLEGIHAATAAGLKVKINAVALKGFNEEELFRLVDWCGGEGHELTFIEVMPMGEMGEELRLDQYWPLKDLRARLAERFTLVDLAERSGGPARYVRLAETGQKIGFITPLTHNFCESCNRVRLTCTGELYMCLGQEDMADLRAPLRASAEDALLEQAIRAAIARKPKGHDFDYSRQRVAGQMTRHMSHTGG from the coding sequence ATGGAACCGCTCATCGACCCCTTCGCCCGGCCCATCAGTTACCTGCGCGTGTCGGTGACTGATCGCTGCGATTTCCGCTGCACCTATTGCATGGCCGAGCATATGCAGTTCCTGCCCAAGAAGGACCTGCTGACGCTGGAAGAGCTGGACCGCATGTGCTCCACCTTCATCGGGCTTGGCGTGGAGAAGCTGCGCATCACCGGCGGCGAGCCATTGGTACGGCGCGATATCCTCACCTTCTTTCGCGCGATGTCGCGGCATCTGGAAACGGGCGCGCTCAAGGAGCTGACGCTGACCACCAATGGCAGCCAGCTGGCGCGCTTTGCGGGCGATCTGGCGGCGGCAGGGGTGCGGCGGGTGAATGTCTCGCTCGACACTCTGGATGAGGACAAGTTCGCCGCCATCACCCGCTGGGGCCGGTTGCCGCAGGTGCTGGAGGGCATCCACGCCGCCACGGCCGCCGGACTGAAGGTCAAGATCAACGCCGTGGCGCTGAAGGGTTTCAACGAGGAGGAGCTGTTCCGCCTGGTGGACTGGTGCGGCGGCGAGGGACATGAGCTGACCTTCATCGAGGTCATGCCGATGGGCGAGATGGGCGAGGAACTGCGGCTGGACCAGTACTGGCCGCTGAAGGACCTGCGCGCCCGGCTTGCCGAACGCTTCACCCTGGTCGATCTGGCCGAACGCTCGGGCGGCCCCGCCCGCTATGTGCGGCTGGCCGAGACCGGGCAGAAGATCGGCTTCATCACGCCCCTGACCCACAATTTCTGCGAAAGCTGCAACCGGGTGCGGCTGACCTGCACGGGCGAGCTCTATATGTGCCTTGGCCAGGAAGACATGGCTGACCTGCGCGCCCCGCTGCGTGCCAGCGCCGAGGATGCACTGCTGGAACAGGCGATCCGCGCCGCCATCGCCCGCAAGCCCAAGGGCCATGATTTCGACTATTCGCGCCAGCGTGTCGCCGGGCAGATGACCCGGCACATGAGCCATACCGGCGGCTAG
- a CDS encoding carbohydrate ABC transporter permease, whose protein sequence is MTHTPVERASGVPPKPLARRIRGLSDRSIAWIFVAPTILLLLAVNIFPLIWTIRLSFTDYRVNRPNRDVEWVGLANYERILTDPTIWKTMQATAHFLLWTIVLQVVIGFALAFLINKKFRGNDLWTTIIVLPMMLSPAVVGNFWTFLYQPQIGLFNYVVAFFTGADPASFSMIADVNLAPWAIVIADTWMWTPFVMLICLAGLRSIPDSIYEAAECDRASKWRQFWTITVPMALPFLMLAVLFRGIENFKMFDLVVQLTGGGPGNTTTLTSIDLKREAFEKWRTGYSSAYAVILFVTVFGLASIYVKALNKVKER, encoded by the coding sequence ATGACACATACCCCTGTCGAGAGGGCCTCGGGCGTCCCGCCCAAGCCGTTGGCGCGCCGCATCCGCGGCCTCTCGGACCGCAGCATCGCCTGGATCTTCGTGGCCCCCACGATCCTGCTGCTGCTGGCGGTCAATATCTTTCCGCTGATCTGGACGATCCGGCTGAGCTTCACCGATTACCGGGTCAACCGGCCCAACCGCGATGTCGAATGGGTGGGGCTTGCCAATTACGAACGCATCCTGACCGACCCGACGATCTGGAAGACGATGCAGGCGACGGCGCATTTCCTGCTCTGGACCATCGTGCTGCAGGTGGTGATCGGCTTTGCGCTGGCCTTCCTCATCAACAAGAAATTCCGGGGCAACGATCTTTGGACAACGATCATCGTGCTGCCGATGATGCTGTCGCCGGCGGTGGTGGGGAATTTCTGGACGTTCCTCTATCAACCGCAGATCGGGCTCTTCAACTACGTCGTGGCCTTCTTCACCGGCGCCGATCCCGCGAGCTTCTCGATGATCGCGGATGTGAATCTGGCGCCCTGGGCCATCGTGATCGCCGATACCTGGATGTGGACGCCCTTCGTCATGCTGATCTGCCTGGCCGGCCTGCGCTCCATCCCCGACAGCATCTACGAGGCTGCCGAGTGCGACCGGGCGTCGAAATGGCGGCAGTTCTGGACCATCACCGTTCCGATGGCGCTGCCCTTCCTGATGCTGGCGGTGCTGTTCCGGGGCATCGAGAATTTCAAGATGTTCGATCTTGTCGTGCAACTGACCGGCGGCGGGCCGGGCAACACGACCACGCTGACCTCGATCGACCTCAAGCGCGAGGCGTTCGAGAAATGGCGCACCGGCTATTCCTCGGCCTATGCGGTGATCCTGTTCGTCACCGTCTTCGGGCTGGCCTCGATCTACGTCAAGGCGCTGAACAAGGTGAAAGAGAGATGA
- a CDS encoding LacI family DNA-binding transcriptional regulator translates to MRPTTKDLAKAAGVSLATVDRVLNDRPGVRPGTVEAVTAAINRIGFQRNRLAATLARQKGFCFGFVLPGAGDEFLEMILERIAEFDQASRVDMTEIRVVRIDDHDPHQAARTLSDLSADIFDGVAIMASETPQIRDALHRMRERGIRTVSFISDQQEADHQPFVGIDNRAAGATAGRLIARFLGSDQGNPQGLVLVLTDSMQSRDSLERRLGFDTVICGDYPNLSVLPTLETHGDAERTARVLQNALDAHSDIVGLYLMGPEARRAIEAVQTMRRAEDLVVIAHERTPSTEAALRAGVIDVVINQDPGHLVRSAVRTLRAQCENRQTLASQERIRIEILIAENL, encoded by the coding sequence ATGAGACCGACCACCAAAGACCTTGCGAAAGCCGCCGGCGTCAGCCTTGCCACGGTGGATCGCGTGCTCAACGACCGACCGGGGGTCCGCCCGGGAACGGTCGAGGCGGTCACTGCCGCGATCAACCGCATCGGTTTTCAGCGCAACCGGCTGGCGGCGACCTTGGCGCGGCAGAAGGGTTTCTGCTTTGGCTTTGTGCTGCCCGGTGCCGGCGATGAGTTCCTGGAGATGATCCTTGAGCGGATCGCGGAATTCGACCAGGCAAGCCGGGTCGACATGACCGAGATCAGGGTCGTGCGCATTGACGACCATGACCCCCATCAAGCCGCCCGGACATTGTCGGATCTGTCGGCGGACATCTTCGACGGCGTGGCGATCATGGCTTCGGAAACGCCGCAGATCCGCGACGCCCTGCACCGGATGCGTGAACGGGGCATCCGCACCGTATCCTTCATCTCGGATCAGCAGGAGGCCGATCATCAGCCCTTTGTCGGCATCGACAACCGGGCGGCCGGCGCCACCGCGGGGCGGCTGATTGCGCGGTTCCTCGGCAGCGATCAGGGCAACCCGCAGGGCCTTGTCCTCGTGCTGACCGACAGCATGCAATCGCGCGACAGCCTTGAACGGCGCCTTGGCTTCGACACGGTCATCTGCGGCGACTATCCGAACCTGTCCGTCCTTCCCACACTCGAGACCCACGGCGATGCCGAGCGGACGGCGCGTGTACTGCAAAATGCGCTGGATGCCCACAGCGATATCGTCGGTCTCTATCTGATGGGCCCCGAAGCACGGCGGGCTATCGAGGCTGTCCAGACCATGCGCCGCGCGGAGGATCTGGTGGTGATCGCGCATGAACGCACCCCCTCGACCGAAGCCGCCCTGAGAGCGGGCGTGATCGACGTCGTCATCAATCAGGATCCCGGCCATCTGGTGCGCAGCGCCGTCCGCACCCTGCGGGCGCAATGCGAGAACCGGCAGACCCTGGCCTCGCAAGAACGGATCCGCATCGAGATCCTGATCGCCGAGAACCTGTGA
- a CDS encoding dihydroxyacetone kinase subunit DhaK → MAQFINAKEAIVTEAIDGVIRASGGTLARLDGYPHIRVVLRKDWDRSRVALVSGGGSGHEPAHAGFVGAGMLTAAVCGDVFASPSVDAVLAGILAVTGPAGCLLIVKNYTGDRLNFGLAAERARAFGLQVNMVIVDDDIALPDLPQPRGVAGTLFVHKIAGAMSESGASLEEITAAARRVIAATRTLGMSLDTCTVPGSPKEHRIGQGKAELGLGIHGEAGVEQIDYHDATQAMATVTGRMQAVMPDLPHVALLNNLGGASVLEMSVLANELLTSPIAARLEQIIGPAALMTSLDMRGFSVSVCALAPEDQRWLAAPCAPSAWPGCKPVTPPALIELPDGLTPIQPIPSQHRQTAAFVARCCQVLIEAEADLNALDAKSGDGDTGSTLAGAARALLGAMDRLPLADHTQLYRAIGQELSQTMGGSSGVLLAIFFAAAGDAASSGLSMVAALKEGLARMQQIGGARPGDRTMVDALGPALDALETEGIAAAARAARRGAIHTSTILKARSGRAAYISAEQLDGNIDPGAEAVARLFEHLSA, encoded by the coding sequence ATGGCACAATTCATCAATGCGAAAGAAGCAATCGTCACCGAGGCGATTGACGGGGTGATCCGGGCTTCCGGCGGAACCTTGGCGCGGCTGGACGGCTATCCGCATATCCGGGTCGTGCTGCGCAAGGACTGGGACAGGTCGCGGGTGGCGCTGGTCTCGGGCGGTGGCTCGGGGCACGAGCCGGCGCATGCAGGCTTTGTCGGCGCGGGGATGCTGACGGCGGCGGTTTGCGGGGACGTGTTCGCCTCGCCTTCGGTCGATGCGGTGCTGGCGGGGATCCTGGCGGTGACCGGCCCGGCGGGCTGCCTGCTGATCGTGAAGAACTACACCGGCGACCGGCTGAATTTCGGGCTGGCGGCGGAACGCGCGCGCGCTTTCGGCTTGCAGGTCAACATGGTGATCGTCGATGACGACATCGCCCTGCCGGACCTGCCGCAACCGCGCGGCGTGGCGGGCACGCTGTTCGTGCACAAGATCGCCGGTGCCATGTCCGAAAGCGGCGCCTCTCTGGAAGAGATCACGGCGGCGGCGCGGCGGGTCATCGCTGCCACCAGAACGCTGGGGATGTCGCTGGATACCTGCACGGTTCCCGGCTCGCCCAAGGAACACCGGATCGGGCAGGGCAAGGCCGAACTTGGCCTGGGTATTCACGGTGAGGCTGGGGTGGAGCAGATCGACTATCACGACGCGACGCAGGCAATGGCCACGGTGACGGGCCGGATGCAGGCCGTGATGCCCGATCTTCCGCATGTCGCGCTGCTGAACAACCTGGGCGGTGCCTCGGTCCTGGAGATGTCGGTTCTGGCCAATGAGCTGCTGACCTCTCCCATCGCCGCGAGGCTGGAGCAGATCATCGGCCCCGCGGCGCTGATGACCTCGCTGGACATGCGCGGCTTTTCGGTATCCGTCTGTGCGCTGGCGCCCGAGGACCAGCGCTGGCTGGCGGCGCCCTGTGCGCCCTCGGCCTGGCCGGGCTGCAAGCCGGTCACGCCGCCGGCCCTGATAGAGCTTCCCGACGGGCTGACCCCGATCCAGCCTATCCCGTCCCAGCACCGGCAGACGGCGGCCTTTGTGGCCCGTTGCTGCCAGGTGCTGATCGAGGCCGAGGCGGATCTGAACGCGCTGGATGCCAAGTCGGGCGATGGCGATACCGGCTCGACCCTGGCCGGGGCGGCGCGGGCGCTTCTGGGGGCGATGGACCGGCTGCCTCTGGCCGATCACACCCAGCTTTATCGCGCGATCGGTCAGGAACTCAGCCAGACGATGGGCGGCTCCTCGGGGGTGCTGCTGGCGATCTTCTTCGCGGCGGCGGGCGATGCGGCCTCCAGCGGGTTGTCGATGGTGGCGGCGCTCAAGGAGGGGCTGGCGCGGATGCAGCAGATCGGCGGCGCGCGGCCCGGAGACCGGACGATGGTGGATGCGCTTGGGCCCGCGCTCGATGCGCTGGAGACAGAGGGCATCGCGGCGGCTGCCCGGGCGGCGCGGCGCGGGGCCATCCACACCTCGACCATCCTCAAGGCCCGGTCAGGCCGTGCGGCCTATATCAGCGCCGAGCAGCTTGACGGCAACATTGACCCCGGCGCCGAAGCCGTCGCCCGCCTGTTCGAGCATCTGAGCGCCTGA
- a CDS encoding ABC transporter ATP-binding protein, with protein sequence MAEVSLKGVTRSFGPDVALEDVTMTIPDGSFVVLLGPTGAGKTTTLRMVSGLDRPDRGQVFIGGRDMSGLTPAQRDVAMVFQQYSLYPHLTVRQNLEFPLKSPILRTPRAEIDRKVAQIAEVLQIAHKLDNKATALSGGEMQRVSIGRALVRNPAVYLMDEPLSSLDAKLRSDLRIELKSIQADSGATLLYVTHDQIEAMTMATHVGVLDRGRLVQFGSPREIYENPVSLYAASRLGQPRINLLPADIFGGAPPRAARIGLRPEQIMQGEGEDSFVQRVEHLGDQTRLHLMFRSHQIVTVTDAHTTLKSGDIVRIRPNKPFYFDADGARVA encoded by the coding sequence ATGGCTGAGGTAAGCCTGAAAGGCGTCACGCGGAGCTTCGGGCCGGATGTTGCGCTTGAGGATGTGACGATGACGATCCCGGACGGCTCGTTCGTCGTGTTGCTGGGGCCGACCGGAGCGGGCAAAACCACCACCCTGCGCATGGTCTCGGGGCTTGACCGGCCCGACCGCGGCCAGGTCTTCATCGGCGGGCGCGACATGTCCGGGCTGACCCCCGCACAGCGCGACGTGGCGATGGTGTTCCAGCAATATTCGCTCTACCCGCATCTGACCGTGCGCCAGAATCTGGAATTCCCGCTGAAATCGCCGATCTTGCGGACGCCCCGAGCCGAGATCGACCGCAAGGTCGCCCAGATCGCGGAAGTCCTGCAGATTGCGCACAAGCTCGACAACAAGGCCACGGCCTTGTCGGGGGGCGAGATGCAGCGCGTGTCGATCGGGCGGGCACTGGTGCGCAACCCGGCGGTCTATCTGATGGACGAACCGCTCAGTTCGCTGGACGCCAAGCTGCGCTCGGACCTGCGGATCGAGCTGAAATCGATTCAGGCCGACAGCGGCGCGACGCTGCTGTACGTCACCCATGACCAGATCGAGGCGATGACGATGGCAACGCATGTCGGCGTGCTGGACCGGGGCAGGCTGGTGCAGTTCGGCTCGCCGCGCGAAATCTACGAGAACCCGGTCAGCCTCTATGCCGCCAGCCGTCTGGGGCAGCCGCGCATCAACCTGCTCCCGGCCGACATCTTCGGCGGCGCCCCGCCGCGCGCCGCGCGGATCGGGCTGCGCCCCGAGCAGATCATGCAGGGCGAAGGCGAGGACAGTTTTGTCCAGCGGGTCGAGCATCTGGGCGATCAGACGCGCCTGCACCTGATGTTCCGCTCGCACCAGATCGTCACCGTGACGGATGCGCATACGACGCTGAAATCGGGCGATATCGTCAGGATTCGCCCCAACAAACCGTTCTACTTCGACGCCGACGGCGCTCGGGTCGCCTGA
- a CDS encoding ABC transporter ATP-binding protein: MAQIRIENVRKEFGAFTAVQSSSFTIEDGEFFMLLGPSGCGKTTTLRMMAGLELPTSGRIYIDGEEVGQKPASQRDIAFVFQMFALYPHMNVRRNISYPLLSQGMPRLQVRRKVDEVAAILGITDILERPVGGLSGGDRQRVALGRAIVRDPKAFFMDEPLGALDAEFREHMAQELRALHDRMGATTVYVTHDQLEAMQMGDKIVVMNHGVVEQFGVPQDIYDWPATRFVAQFLGSPPMNFLEFDGMIGIGGTEVVLDGVAVAVPRSLDGANGRLTLGVRPEYVTPDDAAAYRGRVVATEYLGTTQIVSFETPNGALKARIASDQVIRPGQTTGLRFDPRTITLFEGQHGRALHSEANRRVLAHG; the protein is encoded by the coding sequence ATGGCACAGATCAGGATCGAGAATGTCCGCAAGGAATTCGGTGCCTTCACGGCGGTGCAATCCTCCAGCTTCACCATCGAGGACGGAGAGTTCTTCATGCTGCTGGGGCCCTCGGGCTGCGGCAAGACCACGACCTTGCGGATGATGGCGGGGCTGGAGCTTCCGACTTCGGGGCGGATCTATATCGACGGCGAGGAGGTCGGGCAGAAGCCCGCCAGCCAGCGCGACATCGCCTTCGTGTTCCAGATGTTCGCGCTTTATCCTCATATGAACGTGCGCCGCAATATCAGCTATCCGCTGCTCAGCCAGGGAATGCCCCGGCTTCAGGTTCGCAGGAAGGTCGATGAGGTGGCCGCGATCCTGGGCATCACCGATATCCTCGAGCGGCCGGTGGGCGGCCTGTCGGGGGGCGACCGGCAGCGCGTGGCCCTGGGCCGGGCCATCGTCCGCGATCCCAAGGCGTTCTTCATGGACGAACCGTTGGGCGCGCTGGATGCCGAGTTCCGCGAGCACATGGCCCAGGAGTTGCGCGCCCTGCATGACCGGATGGGGGCTACCACCGTCTATGTGACCCATGACCAGCTTGAGGCGATGCAGATGGGAGACAAGATCGTGGTGATGAATCACGGTGTGGTCGAACAGTTCGGTGTGCCCCAGGACATCTATGACTGGCCGGCGACGCGGTTCGTGGCGCAGTTCCTCGGCTCCCCCCCGATGAACTTTCTGGAATTCGACGGCATGATCGGCATTGGCGGGACCGAGGTGGTGCTGGACGGCGTGGCGGTTGCGGTGCCCCGCAGCCTCGATGGGGCGAATGGCCGGCTGACCCTTGGCGTGCGGCCGGAATATGTGACCCCAGATGATGCCGCCGCCTATCGTGGCCGGGTGGTTGCCACCGAGTATCTGGGTACCACCCAGATCGTCAGTTTCGAGACGCCCAATGGTGCCCTCAAGGCCCGGATCGCCAGCGATCAGGTGATCCGCCCCGGCCAGACGACCGGGTTGCGCTTCGATCCCCGCACAATCACCCTGTTCGAGGGCCAGCATGGCCGTGCCCTGCATTCAGAGGCAAACCGGAGGGTTCTTGCTCATGGCTGA
- a CDS encoding DUF1810 domain-containing protein codes for MGLQRFHAAQADTYAGALAELQAGQKRSHWMWFIFPQLASLGRSATARFYGIADLAEARAYQADPVLGPRLLACAEAMLLHPERSVEAILGPVDALKLRSSATLFAAAAPGSAAAQVMGRALATFYGGEHCGATRAQVPGPQFPDQAG; via the coding sequence ATGGGCCTGCAGCGGTTCCACGCAGCGCAGGCAGATACCTATGCCGGCGCGCTGGCCGAACTGCAGGCCGGGCAGAAGCGCAGCCACTGGATGTGGTTCATCTTCCCGCAACTCGCCAGCCTCGGCCGCTCCGCCACCGCCAGGTTCTACGGCATCGCCGATCTGGCCGAGGCGCGGGCCTATCAGGCCGATCCGGTGCTTGGCCCGCGGCTGCTGGCCTGCGCCGAAGCAATGCTGTTGCACCCTGAACGCAGCGTCGAAGCCATTCTCGGCCCCGTCGATGCGCTGAAACTGCGCTCCTCGGCCACGCTGTTTGCCGCGGCGGCGCCGGGCTCGGCCGCGGCGCAGGTTATGGGCCGCGCGCTCGCCACCTTCTACGGTGGCGAGCACTGTGGGGCGACGAGAGCCCAGGTGCCGGGCCCCCAGTTCCCGGACCAAGCCGGTTAG